Within the Bradyrhizobium cosmicum genome, the region GGATCGCTGGCTGATCGATCATCCGCGCACGGCCATGCGCATCACGGTGCTGGCCATGTTTGCGCTCTACCTCTGCTCGCCGCGTCTCAAGGAATATGCCTTCTTCGAGCTCGCGCTCTATGCCGCGATCCTGCTCGCCGATCTACCGGCGACGGCACTCGCTGCCGTTCTCACCCTCGGCCTGCTCGTTCCCTCGTTGAACTCACTTGTGGGACATTCGCTCGAGGGCAGTTATCTGCTGCTCGTTGTCGCGACGGCATGCTTCTGGATCCTGCTGCTCGATTTTCGGGCGGAGCCGATACGCCTCGATCAGCAGGTTGCGGATGCATGAATGTGGCTCCGTCCGCCGGCACGTGGGCGTGAACGGCGTGGCGCGTGACCCTACCGGGACACGGGCTCTTTGAACTCCTCGCGCGAGGAGGCCTGTTGCCTCGTGTAGAGGCTTACATAAGCGCCGGTGTAGTCCTCTTTCCAGCCCCGCTCGCCAACGAGGAACCGCCTCAGCTCTTCGTGTCCTCTGAGCCAGAGCACGGCGTCGATCTTGTATTTGCTGATCGCCCTGTCCCACGTCGCCGCGTCGATGTCCCACCGCACCAGCTTGCGATAGTCCTGCAGCAGATCATCCGGATAGGCTGTTGCCGCGCGGCCGTCCACGAACACGGGCACTGATCCCCGCGTCCGGAAGATCAGCAGCCCGCCGACGTTCCAGTGGTTCAGGACACGTGCATGCGAGCAATGCACCTTGAGATACTCGGCATCCTCGTCCGAGAGCATGTCGGGCAACGCCAGAGCCGGTCTCACATGCATGAGGGTCAACGGCAGAAGCAGCACGCCGACCACGCCTGCCGCCAGCATCGCGCGCTGGATCTTGAAGCTCGAACGGCGTTTGGGCAAGAGATGGTCGATGTGAAGCGCCATCGGGACGCTCGAGAAGATGAAGAAGAACGCGGCGTACCTGAACTGATAGAGACCGAGAGCGAGAAACAGCCACGCCAGCGTGCGCGCCTCGAGGGGGATCCGCGTCGTGTTGCGGTCCCACAGCTCCAGCACGACGAACGCCAAGGCATAGACGATGCCCGGAAGGCTTCCCGGCATCACCATGTTGTGCAAATAGGGGCGCCATTCGCCGATATCGGCCTGGACGAAATGACCGAGCGTCGCCGTCACGCCGTCATAGACATGCCATCCCAGCGGATTGACGAAGATCGCGAGGACACACCCGGCGCCTGCGAGGCAGTCATTCCGGAAGTTGGCCCAGTCCCGCCGCAGCAGGGCGCCGGCGCAAAAGACACCGATGATGGGAAAGGCCAGCACGAAGCCGCCGTGCAGATTGACCCAGAGCACCATCAGCGGCGGCAACAGGAACCATCCACGCCGGTGCAGGCATTCCCCGTAGAAGACGACTGCGAACAGCATGGTCGCCATGTTCGGCGATGCCGCCAGATACATGTTCGGCGACGCTTCGTAGCAGGGATAGAGCAGGCAGGCGGCGAAGACCGCGATGCAGACCGCAGGCGCCGATGCGTCGCTGCGCAAGCCGCAGGATGCGAGATATCCGGCAATGACCGCGCCGGCGGCGACGACCATCAGTACGATGCCGGCAAAGCCCGTGTGCTGATACAGCAGGCTGGCGATCACGTCCCAGAGCCATGACAGATTGTACCAGCGCTTGTCGCCGAGGGTGAACGCCCAGGGATCCTGGAGCGGGACTTCGCCTCGCTCCCGGATCAGGTTGCCGGCGGCAAGATGCCAGCCGAGGTCATAATGGCCGAGCATCAGCGGCGCGTTCGACAGATAGAAGACGCCGAGGAAAGCGATCAGGAAGACGTAGGTTTCGAGCCCACCCGGGAGACGTCCGATTGCCGCAGGCGCCGCGCCAATCCCGGACCCGGACCACTTCTCGCGCGCGTCCATCGGGGCTCTCACCTTCGCAGCCCGCCGCGCCAGGCCCTGCATCGTTCCGGATCAGCATCGATGGGCAGCAGACATGGCTCGCTTTATCGGGGTAACAATCTAAGGATGTGTAAATGCCTGCCGCGCAACTCGCGTTCCGGACGTGCAGGGCAGTGTTGGCAAATGAATGATCGCGTCGGTGGCGCGGTGTCGCTGGACGAATGGGCTTCCGGCTCGCGCGTCGGCTTACGCCATCAATTCTGTTGGTGCGGGCAGCCGGGGTCGAACCGGCACAGCGCTTGCGCACCGAGGGATTTTAAGTCCCTTGCGTCTACCAATTCCGCCATGCCCGCTTGATCCAACGAGATCAAACACTTAAGTCCAGCTCCGGCCGTTTGGAATTGGCGCGCGTCGCGGGCCGGATGGATGGCTCTTCCTTAAGCGAGGCGACCGCGCAAGGCAAAGCCTCAATCCGGACATCTGGCCCTGCTTTAGGCATTCTCAATTCAAAAGGACTAACTTCCCGGCATGCCTGCTTCGTTTTCCTTCCGCCTGCGCTCACGTTGCGCGGCTGCCGCGCTCCTCGCGGCCGGTTTCGTGCTGTCCGGCTGCGCGGGCATGAGCGAGACGATCGCTCCGGCTTTCGCCGACCCCGCCAAATACGAACTGTACGACTGCAAGCAGCTCGAGGCGGAGCGCAAGTCGCTGGCCATGCGCACGGCGGATTTGCAGAGGCTGATGGACAAGGCTGAGACGGGGACTGGCGGTGCGGTCGTGTCCGAGCTTGCCTACCGCAACGACTACGTTGCGGTGCGCGGGCAGGCGCAGCTCGCCGAAGACGCTTGGCGCCGCAACAGGTGCCGGGAAACCCCGCCTGGTGCGGCATCGGAGACTTCAGGGCCGCAGCGGCCGGACATCAAGCCGGCGCCGCAATCCGGTCGCACCGTTCGCTGAGCCGAATTCCGCCTCAGGGGCGCCAGCCGTAGATCCAATCCTGCCGCGCCAGCATCCGCTCAGGGCCGAGGGCGCGGATCGCAAGATCGCGCGCGATCGCGAGCGGCCCGCCCAAATGATAGATGCGGCCCTGCTGCCGCGCGGTCCGCTGCACGCGCCTCACCCGCGCCTGGCGCGCGCGGCCATATTG harbors:
- a CDS encoding twin-arginine translocation pathway signal; the protein is MPASFSFRLRSRCAAAALLAAGFVLSGCAGMSETIAPAFADPAKYELYDCKQLEAERKSLAMRTADLQRLMDKAETGTGGAVVSELAYRNDYVAVRGQAQLAEDAWRRNRCRETPPGAASETSGPQRPDIKPAPQSGRTVR